CGGCGATGTCCGTCGTGGAGGACCGACTGGCCTTCTTGAGCGCGTCGAACTTCTCAGCGGTGCCCACATCCCCGGCGTCCGCATGGTTGAACGCCTTCATGGAGAGGTTGTGAGCAATCTTGAGCCGTCCCTTGAGGCTCAGGTCCGGGGCGGCGGCCTTGAGGGACAAGTTGGCAGCCCGGGCCGCGCTCCCGTACTTCTCGAGGTCTCGTGCCGTCTCGAGCCCCGCCTTCAGGGTCTCGGTTGAGGTCTTGCCCGCACCGGCAAGCGCATCCAGGGCGTCGCTGCGCTCCTCGGGATTGCTGCTCGACAACCCCCCGGTGGAGACGGCCTTGTAGGCATCACTCACCTCCCCATTGATGAGGGCGGAGGCGCCGATGCCGCCCTTGAGGGCCGTGTTGGCCTTGCCCAGCCTTCCTAGACCATTGTCCAGATCCTTTGGGTTCTTGCCGCCCTCGATGGACTTGGCGAAGTTGTCCTTCACGCCCTCCTTCATTGTCTTCGCAAGACCGTGTCCCGCGCTTCGGTTGTCCTTCCAGGTCTGGACTCGGTCCTTGCCATCCTGGAGCTGCTGGCGGGCTGTTACCGTCGTGTCCAACGCTTTGGGATACGTCTCCCAGTTCTCGAGCCCCTTCGACTCCTGCTCCTCTTTCCTTGGGGCCGCGGGAGCTGGCTGTGTCTGGGGCTTGTCGTTCTTGGGTTCATGCCCGGGGACGTAGGGCCCCATTTGCACCCGCGGGGGCGTCGTCCCGGGGCTCGTAGCCTTGAAGGAGTCCTTGGGCGGCTGTGTCGCCGCCGGGACGGGCCTCTGTGCGGCCGGCGCGCGCTTCGACTTGGGCGGCTGTAGGGGCGCGGGCGGAGGCTTGACGGGAGGCGGCTTCGGCGGGTCTCGGCGGACAGGGGGCGGCGGCATGTGGAGGTTCCTCTCTTTGCATCGCGATGGGCGTGGACGGCGTCGCGCCATCCGCCAGCCGGCGAATGGCTGCCCATGTGTTCGAGGAAAAAGAGGGGAGGTGCCTGCCGGCGTCCCAAAAATGCCGGCTCAGGAGGCTCTCCAGCCGCCGTGCTCGTCGCCGGCACCGCGTGCGGCTCGAAGCCCCGCCCGGCTCAACGGTGATGGGTGAGCAGGTTCACCAGCTTTCCGAAGGGGTCGCGCACGAAGAATCTGCGCACGCCCCAAGGCTCGTCAGCCGGTCCATACTCTATCGGGATTCTCGCCTTCTTCACCCGAGTGAGGGCCGCATCGAGGTCGTCGACCTCGATGGAAATGTCTGGCACGGGTGCGCCTGAGCCCCCTTGCGACATGAAGCTAATTTGCACAGTCATCGTTTCGCTTGAGCCGTAGGTTTCAATCCACCCCATGTCCATCAGGACGTCGAGCCCGAGGACGTCCCGGTAAAATCGCTTGGCGGCGGCTGGCGTCGTCGCGCCCACATTGGTGACGATACGTAGGACCTTCACGACTGCTCCTCCTTCTTGCCGTACGGTTGGTCCTCAAGGGGAAGCGGTTGGACTTCGGTCAGGGTTTCGTTTGGGGACATTGGCGCAATGTGCCCCGGGGCGGCCCGCCTCGTATTGAAGGAAATTGCCGCTCGTCGAGAGGTACGTGGTTGCGGGCCTCATCCGACCGAGGGCGATACGCGACGGGAGTGGCTCCCGAGAATGCCCTGAACTCGCGGACCAGATGTGCCTGGTCCGAAAACCCGTGCTCACCGGCCAAGGTGGCCCAGGTCAGCTCCCCTCCAGCCGATTCGAGCACGCGCTGGAACCTGGCGATGCGCGCGAAGAGCTTGGGCTTGATGCCGACATGCCCTTGAAACCGCTCAATGAGCCGGCGCGGCGAAAGGCCGAGTCGAACTCCTACGGCCCGGACGCTCGCGCCGCCCATCAACAGCGAGCACGCGACCGCCGCTGCTTCGTCGCGAGGCTTGGACGCGCGTGCCCGTGCGAGCAGCGCCGCCTCGAGCACGTCGAGCCGGGCCGCGGGAGTGGGGGCTTGTAGCAGGCGCTCACGAAGGATGGTGCCGTCACGCCCCCAGATTTCGTAGAGGTCGACGAGCTTCCCGGTAAGCTCCGAGGCCGGCATGCCCAGAAACGGTGACGCACTCGCGGGGGCGAAGCTCACCCCGCAGATGGAGCGCTGGGAGGCAGTGTCGACGACTCTCGGTGCGGTGTGGGCGCCCTGAATCGCTACACCCCGAGTCTCGTGTGCAAGGCGGCCGTCGAGCCTGTAGTCCCGGAACGCGTCCTCATGAAGATTGACCAGGAGCTGCATTCGGCCAGACGGCAGCATGCGCTCGAAGCCGTGGGCGAGCTGCCCGTCGTATGTCCAGAGGGATTCCACGAGAGGAGCCAGAGTGGGGCTCCGAGGCTGGCGCGCGAGAATCATGGCCGCGCGACGGTAACAGAGCCGGGGGCACCTACTGCGACTCACGCTCGCCGGACGAGCCTGTCCGGCTCTTCGGGGGGGACACCCATGTTGGTCGATTTCACGCAACGGTGTCGCACGGCCTGTCTCTCCCAGTCAGAGGGGGGGCATGGGGGCTCTCCGAGGACTCCTGGGAGGACGACATGAAGGTGGCGACACGGTACCTGGTGCTTCTGTCCATGCTGGTGGTGGGCTGTGGCGACTCGAGCGAAGGGGAGGGGGACGGAGGCGGCGGCGGAGGCGGAGGAGGCGGCGGCGGCTCGGACTCCGCGCTCAAGTGTGACACCGTGAGTTGGTGCAGCACGTGGGATTCGGACGGCGCAGAGGTGATGGATGCTCCTCCGCTGAATGGGGGGAAGCTGAGCGACGGCCTTTATCGAAGGGAGCGCGGTTCCAGCTATCCGTTTGCCATGCTCATCAAGGGGAAGTCCGTCCTCCTGATTGAGGCGGACTTGAGGAACGATCTGGGGACTTGGAAGGTGGAGAACGACCGTCTGGTCATGACCATGACGAGCCGCTGCTCAAACACCGAGAATGAAACCGCGAACGAATCCTGGACCTGGGAACACGCTTTCGCGGTCAAGAACGGCGTTCTCTATACGAAGGATTTGACCTGGCCCAGGCCCGTCGTCGCCTGGCGCAAGGTCGAGTCGCTGTGTGAGGAGTCCGCCTCGTTCAAGTGCATGGTGAGCAACTGCGCCTGTGAGTTCAAGACGAACACGTCCCTCCTGGGTCAGAAGAGTTGCTTCTGAGCGCGGACATCACGGGCCTGGCGTGAGGGGAGCGCCCCCCATCACGGCGGGGCTCCGCCATGGGGCCTCCTGAAGCACGTGGTCCGTTGTCGTGAGGTTCAGTTCCCTGGCGCCCGCCGTGAGGAGGGCATCACCGGCGGGCCCTTGGGGATTGGAGCGACTCCGCCATCGTCCTGCGGTTGGACGCGTCGCTGCCCAGGCGGATGAAGCCCGTTGACCGCGCGCCTCACTCACTCGCATTGGCGCGCTGCTGAAGGTGGCCTCGTGGAACCCATGATGCAGCGGGCTTCGAAGTCGCCGCCGAAGTAGCGGAGCGCGTCGTTGTCCTCGCGCACGGAAAATGCGGAAGACAGCACGTTATTGGCAATACACCCGACTGGAGAGGGAGCCCACGCCCCAGTGGACGCGCATGCGTGGAGACGCCTTCGCCGAGAATGCTGGGATATGACGCAGCGGTCGAAAAACTCCAACGCAAGGCGTCAGGAGTAGGCGCCTATTGAATTGTCAGAAAAAGGTCGCTCCAGAAGCCGCCAAGACTTCGGGTGCATTGGCAGGAGTTAAAGCCTGTCTTAAGCTTTCATAGCCGGATTAGCCGGCTTTGTATGTGCGCCCCCAATTGGAGTACACCCATGCGTTTGATTGCATCCATGCTCGCTGCGACTGCCCTTCTCGTTGGCTGTGGAGGCGAGGAGCAAGCTCCGGAGGCCCTGGAGGAGGTGCCAGTGGCGACCGCGCCGCAGAAGGATGGCGAGGGCTCGGTGACCGCGATGGCGGGCCCGTACTACTACGCGCAGACGTGGGACAACGGGAAGCGGCTCACGGTCTGTGCCAACGACCTGACGGTGCACCGCCCCAACGGCTCGACCTGTACGCTGACTCGTGGGCAGACCTTCACCGTGTATAGCGGTGGCAGCGAGTGGGTTCCCGGCCACGCCTGGGGCAACTGTGGCGTGGACGGCCAGGTGCAGAACGGCTGGTTCTGCTGAGACCTGTCGTCCCGGGGGCCGCGTGTGGCACTTCGCCTTGCGCGGGCCTCGGTCCCTATCAGAATCCACGCGCACGACGGCGGCCTTCACCCTGTCCCGAGGAATCGCGCGCACGCGCTCGGTCGATGTCGCCAGCCATGCCCAGCAGTGTGGTTCCCGTTCACCACGTCTTCAAGCACGAACCGCAGCTCCTGCGCGCTGGGTGCAAAGGTCGGACAGCTCGTCGCGCAGGGTGCGGCCGACGGCGCCGAGATTCGAACGGGCGTAGAGGGCAAGCTCGAGCCCGTCTACGGCAGGAAAGCCATCCTTCTCGCCCAGCACGCGATGGCCGGACTGCACGCTACTCGCAGGTAACAGACTGACGCCGAGCCCAGCGCTCACCGCCGCGCAGAGGCTCGCGAGGCTTGAACTCGAGTAGCCAATCCGCCACGCCCGCCCGCGGCTCTCCAACGCGTGGATCATGTCCTGCCGATAGAGCGCCCCCACGGGGAACGCCACGAGCGGCAGCGCATCCGTGCCACCCTCGCATCGCGCCGTCACCGGCTGCGTCGCGCTGTCGACCCAGCACAGGGACTCCGTCCAGCGCGCATGGGAATCGCTGTCGGCGCCCCACTGCTTGACCAGCAGCAGATCGAGCTCGCCGTTGCGGTAGAGGCGCAAGAGGTGGTGGCTCAACCCACACTCGACCTCCAGACGTAGGCGCGGTCGCTCGGTTGCGAAGCGCGTCAGCAGCGGCATCAGCGCTTCGCCCCCGAGATCCTCGGGCACGCCTAATCGCAACACACCGCCGCTGCCGCCGGGGTTCAGCTCAACGGTCGCCTCCTCGGCCAGGCGAAGGATGCGCTGCGCATAGCCAAGCAGGCGCTCCCCCTCTTCCGTGGGCACTACGTGACGCTGGCTGCGGTTCAGCAGCCGGCAACCCAGGCTCTGCTCAAGGCGGATGAGCTGCTGGCTGACGGTCGATTGGGTCAGGTGCAGGCGCTCGCCGGCCCGGGTGAAATTTCCCGTTTCGACGACCGCGACGAAGCTTCGCAGCAAGAAGAGATCGAGCATGCGGGTGTCTCCACGAGGAGCTCTCGGTCAAACTATTCAGGACTCCACTATGAGTCATTCTGGTATTTCGTTTTCGCATGAAACGGCACTGAGCTGCTCCCCAATTTTCGGACCCGTTGAAGTGTGAAAGCGTCCTCGCGGCCAGGAGGCAGGTCGGTCGTGAGGAGCCGCGTGCTGACCGAGGAGCAGATGGTCCGCACTCTGCGGGAGGCGGAGACCCCTGGTTCCAGCGTGGTGGGGGCGGCGCTCAATGCGACGCGCCGATGACCTCGCCCGCCTTGTCGCAAGGCCGGATGCAGATTCGATGCTCCCATGACGCAGCGACCGGATTTGGGGCAGGGGCAGCGGGCCCCAGCGGATGTCCAACAACTTGAGCGGTGCGCGCCAGGGCCCGCTCCGGCATCGCTCGCCGCGTCATGCATGCGTCTTGGAGTGAATCCCAATGCTCGCAACAAAGCACTGCCACCTGCGGTCCATTGCAAAACGTCTCCATGACCTGTCTGTTTGAACGCTCTCCCAAAGGAGAAGGTCATGGCAAACCGAGGGTTCGGCCTGGAAGTCTGCTGCTGTATCGCGCTGTTGGGATGGGGATGTGGCGGAGTGCCTCCAGGCACGGACGAGCCGCCCAGCGAGACGCGGGCGGAAACACGTCTCCAGGAAGCCTTGGAGGAGGAGTCCACCCCTGGGTCGAGCGTGGAGCTGCGGCAGTTCCAGGCCTATCCGATTTCCATCGAGCATGGCCGGGACGGCAAGCGGGTCCTCTTGGCCTACCTCACTGGAACCGCCGATTTCGGAGCCGGTCCCGTCTCCGTGCCGGGGGGCGGCCGTGGCATCGCGCTGGTGGGCTACAAATCCAATGGCGCCGTCAAATGGGCTCGGGCCTTCGTGACCAGCAGCGCGTCAGTGATTGGCCCGTCCCTCGACAAGCGAGGGAACCTTGCCTTGGTGGTGGGAAAGTCGTTCGGGCCAGACATCGACTTTGGCGGAGGCCCCATCTCCGCCACACGTTTCATCGTCGGTCTGGACCGGTCCGGCGGTTTCCGCTGGGTTCGCCCCATCACTGGCCAGGGCTTCTTCCAGCCCTACCAGATTGTCGCCAGCCGCTCCGGCGACATCACCATCGCGGGGGTCTACAACGGCGTCGTGGATTTCGGGCAGGGCCCGCTCGCCTCACCTCTGGACACGGCCTTCATCGCCCAGTTTTCCGCCGATGGTACGCCCCGCTGGAGCCATATCTTTCCTGACGTGAAAGGCAGTGAGGCACCCGGGCTGGCGGTGGATGACGACGGGACCTTGTATCTGGGTGGAACCATCACCACCGCCTTCAGCGGAGACGGCAGCTACTACGGCGACTTCTTTCTCAAGCGGTTCACTCCCGGAGGCACCCTCGTCTGGACCCGGCGTGTCCTGGGCCCCCTGGGCAACGTGAGGCGTCTGGCCATGCATGGCAACCGGGTGGCGCTGACAGGCTTCTTCCGCGAGCCCTTCTCCTTCGCGGGGCAGACCGTGACGAACTCGAGCGGGTGGGGCGCCTTCGTCTTGGCCTACTCGACTTCAGGCGCGGAGTCCTGGGGGCGGGGCTTCGCGAACAACGGCCGGTCCATCGACGTGTCGTCAAAGGGCGAGGTGGTGGTGGTCGGTGAGTACGTGACGGGAGACTCGATCGCCGGAGTCCCGCTCCCACCGGTGCCGCCGGGCGGGGACAGCCGGAGCATCTTCACCGCCAGCTTCGAGCGTTCGAATGGACGACTCCGCTGGGCGCGAGGGTTTCCCTCCACCGGCAGCTGGGTCGCCGATATCGACATCGACAAGCAGGGCCTGAGCCGGGTCGTGGGGTACTTCTCGGGAGCCACGGACTTTGGAGATGGGCCGGTGACTCCCGTGCCCCCATCGACCGGGTTCGTGCTGGGACTTGCGCGCTGAGGTGAGGCGTTCGTCAGGGAGCGTGCGCGAGAGACGGAAGCGATTGTCTCCCGCGCCATGAGGATGCCAAGAAGTTGGGGCGGGAGCCGAACTTCAAAAAATCCTCACGCTTGTCCGTACAGCGTGGTCAGGGCCGTGATGTCGCTCGAGGTGAACTCGCCGGTCGTCCCCACGGGGAAGCAGGAGTTCATGAGCGAGCCACCTGCTGTGGTCGTGGTTGGCGTCCCGGGAACATGAATGGCACCCACTCCTGCTGGGCCTTCGTTGCTCGAGGAGTTGTTTAAGGGTATTCGCCCTTGGCGTCAGTCGATGCGGTGGTGTCGGGACGGTCCTCACCGGCGGGGCTCGCAGCCTCCCGTGCCTCAACTGAAGTATTCGCCAGGGCCGCGGGCCCTGTCACTTGACAACCCACAATCCCCTCGTTACCACAAGGCAAACCGCTGACGTTCGAGGTTGATGCGCAGGAGGCCTAGATCACCCTGAGGCCCCGCCCACACACTGGGCGGACATCGGCTGTTGAAACAGCCGAAGGGGGCGTCGTGTGCCCCTCTCCCGCATCAAATTGGTAGGATTCCTCCGTGAACGTCTCACGCAAGGAGCTGCGCGTCCTGAACGTGCTGGCTCAGGGCGGGCGTATTCTGAAGCACAAGGATGAGAACGGTAAGTTGACCCATGTGGCGTGTGTCACGCCAGAGGGCTGGCAGTTGTCGCTCTGCACGCTGGAGGTCTTCCAGCAGTTGAAGCGGCGAAAGCTCATCTCCTCGATGAAGGGCGGCCCGTACCTCATCACCCGACTGGGGCTTCATGCGCTCTGCGGAAGTTCAAAGACACGCTAGCGATGCGCTCAGAATTGCCTCAAGAGGATGAGGATGCACCTGAGTAACCGTTCAGGAGGGGCGGCCTTCGTCGCGTGTCATGGGCCGCCCCGTTGGATCAGGATTCGCGATTCGTTTTGCCGACCTGGATGCGGTCCATTGCCCCGGACCCTGACCGTTGTTACGGCGTGAGGACCCAGCGGCTCATCGTGCGCATCGCTCGCCCTCCATGACGCGCGTCATGTCGCAGCGACCGAATTTTGGGGAGGCACAACGGTGGGTTCTTACGGTCAAAGTGTCCACCATGTCCTGGCGCATCGTCTTTGTCTTCTGCATCCTTTCGTTGCTGTCCCCCCTGGCGGTGGCCCAGGAGGTGCGTCCGGCTCACAAGTCCGTGCTCCTGCTCATTCCCGAGGATACGGCGCTGCCCGCCATGGCGACGCTCGTCGCCAGTCTCCGCTCCTCCTTGTGGGAGGCCCAGGGCGGCCCAATCACTCTGGATGTCGAGAGCCTGGATCTGGGGTGGGCCCGGGGGGATGCCTACACACACGCCCTGCACACCTGGTATCTGGCCAAATACCAGGAGCGCCGGCCGGATGCCCTCATTGCCTTCCGCTCCGACGCCATCCAGTTGGCCCAGCAGCTGCGCCGGGAGCTGTGGCCGGATATCCCGATGATTGTCCTCTCCGAGGACGAGCGGCTCTGGGAACAGCAGCCTCGCCTGGAGCGGGTGGCGGGCCTCTGGCTGCGTTATGACATGCGGGCCACCGCGGAGCTGGCCCTGCAGCTGCTGCCCGGCACTCGGAGGCTGGCGTTCGTCAACGGCTCCAGTCCCTGGGAGCGCGCGCAGCAGGAGCAGATGGTGCGAGAGCTGCAACCGTTGCTGGCGCAGCGGGGGCTGGAGTTCATCGACCTGAGCAACCTGCCGCTGTCCGAGTTGCTCCAGCGCGCGAGGACCCTGCCGGACGACACCACGGTCCTCACCTTCAGCTTCATGACCGATCCCAGCGGGAGACCCTTCGTGGGGCGCGAGATTGCACGCATGTTTCTCTCCGCCAGCAACCGGCCCTGCTTCGCCCTCCACGAGACCGTCCTGGGGCTGGGGTTTGTCGGCGGAGCGCTCGTCAGCTACGAGGCCGTGGGCCAACAGCTGAGCATGCTCACCTCCCGCGTGTTGGGCGGAGCGCAGGAGGAATTCCTCGCGCCCCTGAAGCCGGCATCCGTGGACACGCTGACGGTCGATGCCCGCGCGCTGCGGCGCTGGGGCATCCCCCGTGAGCGGGTGCC
This Myxococcus virescens DNA region includes the following protein-coding sequences:
- a CDS encoding cell wall anchor protein; its protein translation is MKDNFAKSIEGGKNPKDLDNGLGRLGKANTALKGGIGASALINGEVSDAYKAVSTGGLSSSNPEERSDALDALAGAGKTSTETLKAGLETARDLEKYGSAARAANLSLKAAAPDLSLKGRLKIAHNLSMKAFNHADAGDVGTAEKFDALKKASRSSTTDIAAKAHGESNNKAQRRLNQGVKTGAEKTADSAFDAAIDKGAKAAGGKLAKFAGRFVPGANVAIAGFDIATAIATSNSKDASPGKKITAWTTAAGSVLAATNIPVVSQVGAAFSTVSDLVGSFF
- a CDS encoding VOC family protein; this translates as MKVLRIVTNVGATTPAAAKRFYRDVLGLDVLMDMGWIETYGSSETMTVQISFMSQGGSGAPVPDISIEVDDLDAALTRVKKARIPIEYGPADEPWGVRRFFVRDPFGKLVNLLTHHR
- a CDS encoding helix-turn-helix domain-containing protein, producing MESLWTYDGQLAHGFERMLPSGRMQLLVNLHEDAFRDYRLDGRLAHETRGVAIQGAHTAPRVVDTASQRSICGVSFAPASASPFLGMPASELTGKLVDLYEIWGRDGTILRERLLQAPTPAARLDVLEAALLARARASKPRDEAAAVACSLLMGGASVRAVGVRLGLSPRRLIERFQGHVGIKPKLFARIARFQRVLESAGGELTWATLAGEHGFSDQAHLVREFRAFSGATPVAYRPRSDEARNHVPLDERQFPSIRGGPPRGTLRQCPQTKP
- a CDS encoding LysR family transcriptional regulator, with protein sequence MLDLFLLRSFVAVVETGNFTRAGERLHLTQSTVSQQLIRLEQSLGCRLLNRSQRHVVPTEEGERLLGYAQRILRLAEEATVELNPGGSGGVLRLGVPEDLGGEALMPLLTRFATERPRLRLEVECGLSHHLLRLYRNGELDLLLVKQWGADSDSHARWTESLCWVDSATQPVTARCEGGTDALPLVAFPVGALYRQDMIHALESRGRAWRIGYSSSSLASLCAAVSAGLGVSLLPASSVQSGHRVLGEKDGFPAVDGLELALYARSNLGAVGRTLRDELSDLCTQRAGAAVRA
- a CDS encoding YjhX family toxin encodes the protein MNVSRKELRVLNVLAQGGRILKHKDENGKLTHVACVTPEGWQLSLCTLEVFQQLKRRKLISSMKGGPYLITRLGLHALCGSSKTR
- a CDS encoding sensor histidine kinase produces the protein MSWRIVFVFCILSLLSPLAVAQEVRPAHKSVLLLIPEDTALPAMATLVASLRSSLWEAQGGPITLDVESLDLGWARGDAYTHALHTWYLAKYQERRPDALIAFRSDAIQLAQQLRRELWPDIPMIVLSEDERLWEQQPRLERVAGLWLRYDMRATAELALQLLPGTRRLAFVNGSSPWERAQQEQMVRELQPLLAQRGLEFIDLSNLPLSELLQRARTLPDDTTVLTFSFMTDPSGRPFVGREIARMFLSASNRPCFALHETVLGLGFVGGALVSYEAVGQQLSMLTSRVLGGAQEEFLAPLKPASVDTLTVDARALRRWGIPRERVPPGVRLAFDEPTLWERYRWWGLGALTFSGLQALVAGGLVVERRRRMRAQAKLLERQRLEKLAEMEARRTLDQLAHVSRVAALGELAASLAHELNQPLAAILSNAQAARRLLNATPAELDEMREALGDIISDGKRAGEVIHRMRVLLKRGEPRQELHSLNDLVCEVARLLVNDMHLRGADLHLALAPSLPAVQGDGIQLQQVVLNLLINAMDAMADVPAGQRQVQVRTASPVPGQVELSVQDSGSGIEPSRLALIFEPFYSTKEHGLGMGLSISRSIVEAHGGCLEAESPPGQGALLRCVLPAAHTESSS